Genomic segment of Streptosporangium sp. NBC_01755:
GCCCCGACTTCCTCTACGAGCTGGCGATGATCTGGCGGGCGCTGGCGGGCATGCTGCTGGACGACCGGGAGCGGATGATCGAGGCGTACGACACGCTGAAGCCGTTCGCCGACCGGATCGCGGGCGCCGGAACCGGCGTGGTGGCACTCTGGCCGGTCGCCCTGACCTTGGGCGACCTGGCGCTGCGGCTGGGCTTCACCGACGCGGTGCGGCCGCACTACGAGAACGCCCTCGCGGTGGCCGAGCGGGTCGGCGTGAGCCGGTGGGTGGAGGCGGCACGGCGCTCCCTCGGCGGCTGACCCGCCTCAGCAGCCGACCAGGAACCTCTCGCTGCGCAGCGGGGCGTCACCGGAGACGACGAGCACGACGCGATACCAGCCGGGGTTGTTGATGATCCGGGGCTGCCACTCGACGGTCTGGCTCTCCCCGGTGAAGCCGGAGCTCGCGCTCAGGTAGGCGTACCAGCGGTGGGTCTTCGAGCTCCAGCGCTCCAGGCGCCAGCCGTAGGAGACGGCGGCCCGGGGGTCGTCGTTGTCGACCACGCCCTGGGCCAGGTAGGGCCTGTCGCAGGGACCGAACGCGTCGATCGCGCCAACGGTGACCGTACCCGCCACCGGGGCCTGCTCCGTGGTGACCGTACCCGCCACCGGGGCCTGCTCCGTGGTGGTCGGCATCGACCTCGCGGAGAGCACCACGGTCCGCACCGGTGCCCGCGTCGCCGTGCCGGCCGTGACTTCCTGCCCGACCGGCATCCTGGCGGGGGTGCCGTACGCGGTCTCCACTCCCAGATAGGCTCCGGCGAAGGCAAGGGTGGCGATGAGCAGCTTGACGACGCTCGCGGTCCCACTCGCCACCACCGGCGCCATACTGCTACGCGAACCCATGACAGACACCTTTCTCCGTTACCCCCAGGTGTATGCCACGGTGGTTGCTCTGGAGTTGACGTCCGCTTGCAGTTCGCGTGCCTAAGGGGACTCCCGCCGCAACGGATGAGGTAAGCCTGCCCTAATATCAAGTCAAGCAGGCGGAGCGACCTTGGCGGTGATGTTCAGAGTGCGACCTGTTGTGGTGGGTATCCCCGACCCCGCTTCCGCGTCCTTCCTGGGCATGCCCCTGTGGCTCTGGGTGATCATCGGTGGCGTGGCCCTGTTCGGCGCGTTCCAGGCCTACTACTGGATCGGCCACGTCCTGGGCTCCAGGCTCTACACCTCCCGCCTGGGCACCAAGATCGGCCAGGAGAACATCCTGCGGGTCGAGAACGTCGTCAGGAAGTGGGGCGCGCTCGCCGTCTACGCCTGTTTCTGGGTGCCCGGGCTGCGCCACACGCTGCCCTGGGTGGCCGGGGTGCTGCGGATCTCCTATCCCTGGTACGTCGTGGCCAGCGCGCTCGGCTGCCTGACCTGGGTGCCGGTGACGTCCTTCGGCCTGTACTCGGTGATCTGGGGCTGGCTGGAGCTGGCCATGCGGTCGCCGCTCCTGGCGGCCCTGGCGGGCCTGGCGGCGGTCGCGCTGGTCGCCGGGCTCGTCCGCCGTCGCCGGCGCCGTCGCCGGACCGCCCGCGACGAGGCGGACAGGCCGACCGCCGCCACCACCACCTGACTCCCGTGGGTCGCCCCGGGCGTGGTCGCCGGCACGTTCACGGCGAGGCCGACAGGCCGACCGCCACCACCTGACACGCACCGATCCCGACCCTTCTGACACGCGCCGATCCCGCCGCCGTGCGGGATCCTCCTTTCCCGCCGCCGATGTCAACTTTCCATCGCCAAACCGCCAACTTCCGCATATTGACGGTGGCCTCTGCCAGCATGGCTCGCATGCATCACGGGGGAATCCGCCTCATCGCCCGCGCCGCGCTGGTCGCCGCGGCCACCCTGGCCACCGCGTCCCCGACGTCGGCCCTGGCCGCCGGTTCCCCGGAATCCACCCTGGTCACCGGACCGGCCGCGGCGGCTTTCAGCCCCGCACCCGCCGGGAAAAAGCCCGCCTCCGTGCCCTCGGTGCCGGGACGGGCAGCGTACCTGTACGACACGGACACGGGAGCGGTCCACCTGAGCAAGCAGGCCGGCAGGCGGATGCCGGTGGCCAGCCTGACAAAGATCATGACAGCGTACGTCGTGCTCAGGGAGGCGAGGCTGGACGACACCGTCACGATCCAGGCGGCGGATGTGCGGCATGCGGCGTCGAACGGCGCGGCCCACGCCTCCCTGAGCGCCGGGGAGCGGCTGACCGTCAGGGACCTGCTGTACGCGACCATGCTCCCCTCCGGGGCGGACGCCTCCCACGCCCTGGCCCGCGTCTACGGTCCCGGCAACGCGAGGTTCGTGGCGAAGATGAACGCCACGGCCCGCTCCATGGGCCTGGTCGACACCGCCTACGCCAGCGCCGACGGCCTGCCGAAGCCGGCACCCGGCCACTCCACGGCCTCAGATCAGGCGAAGCTGGCGGACATCGCGCTGCGCGACCCGGTGCTGCGGACCATCGCCTCCGCCAGGCGCCATGTCGTGGCCAGGTCCAAGGTGCACCGGGCACACTCCTGGACCAACACCAACAAGCTGCTCGGCAAGGCTCCCGGGGTCCTGGGCCTCAAGACCGGCTACACCAGCGCCGCCGGATACTGCCTGTCGTTCGCCGCCGACCGTGACGGCCACCGCCTCATCGGCGTCATCCTCGGCGAGTCCGACGCCGACCGGCGCTTCCAGACCGCGGCGCGGCTCCTGGCCTGGGCGAGCGAGCAGGGACTCCCCCGAGAGGCCCGGGCCGGCACCGGAGGCGAGGTCGCTCGACCTGCCGAAAGTCTCCACCGCGACATGTGAGCCTGCCCGCCCCTGCCGGACGGCATCCACTCCGAGCACCGGTTGCCTATGGGGCCCGGACCCGTGAGGCTCAGCCCGCGCGCATCAGGCCGTGACAGGCGATGGCGGCCGCGGCCACCACATTGAGGGAGTCGACGCCGAGGCCCATGGCCGCCGGGCTCATCGGGATGCAGACCGGCTCGTCGGCCTCGCGCAGCCAGCGGGAGGAGAGCCCGTCCCCTTCCGAGCCGAGCAGGAGCGCCACCCGGTCGGCCATGGTGACCCTGTCCATGGGCGTGGCGGACTGGTCGGGGGTGAGGGCCAGCGTCTGGAAGCCCGCCTCGCGCAGTTCGGCCAGGCCCGCGTACCAGTCGGTCATCCGCGCGTACGGGATCGCGAAGACCGCACCCATGGAGACCTTCACCGACCTTCTGTACAGCGGGTCGGCACAGCGCGGCGAGAGGACGACCGCCTCGACGCCCAGCGCGGCGGCGCAGCGGAAGATGGCGCCGACGTTGCCGTGGTCGACGAGGTCCTCCAGGACCAGGACGCGCCGGGGCGGGGTGCCCTCGGCGCCGGGGCCCACGGCCTCCGCGCCCACCCGTCCGAGATCACGACCGGTGGCCCGGCCCGGGGACCTTCTCTCCGGGGAGGCGGCCCCGCCGGAGAGGATCTCCTCGACGGCGGGCAGGGGCAGGCGTTCCATCGCGGCGAGGGCGCCTCGGTGGACCTGGAAGCCGGTGACGCCCTCCATGACGGCGTCATCCACGACGTGGACCCGCCCTTCGAGGGTGTCGAGGAGGTCGGCGAGGGGCTCGGCCCAGCGGGGGGTGAGCAGGACGGAGCGCACGGGATAGCCCGCCGCGACGGCGCGGCGGATGACCTTCTCCCCCTCGGCTATGAAGAGACCGTGCTCGGCCTCCAAGCTCTTGCGCAGCTCGACGTCACGCAGGTTGGCGTAGTCGGCCAACTGGTCGGCCAACTGGTCGGCCAACTGGTCGGCCAGGTGGGGGTCGATGGCTTCAGGCACCCTCGAATACTGCCATGACCCGCCTGAGCTGCCATATCAGCGCGTGGACGAGGAGCATGGCGGAGCAGCCGACGACCACTCCCGCACCCAGCCTCGTCACGAGCTCCGCCGTGCCGCGTGGTGGGAAGGCGATGGGCCAGGCGATCGCGCCCAGCAGGATGGACAGGGCGGTGGCCAGGAACACGGCCATCCGCCCGCGGGCGGGAATGACCAGCCGCTCGGGAACCGGCCGGGGTTCCATTCCGGACAGGCCACGCCAGGCCCACCAGAGCACGACCGCCAGGCCGACCACCGTGGAGGTGTACTGCAGCAGGCGGAACAGGGGAAGCACGTCCGCCACCCGGGTGTCCAGCCAGTCCCAGCCCCACGTGGTGGAGCTGTAGGAGTGGGTGAAGGAGTCCCAGAGCTTGTGGGTGAGGGCGCCCACCGCGCCTCCGGCGATCACGGCGGGCAGCCGCCGCAATCCGTACATGCCGGGGGTCAGGGCCGCGGCGCGCCCGGCGAGGCCGGGAGGCAGGAGCGCGGTCAGCGGGTCGCGGAGCACCAGGTGGAATACCGCCAGCAACACGACGACGGCGAGCGGATCGATCGTGAGGACGCCCTCGAAGGAGTGCCAGATCATGTAGTCGGGCAGGAACGGGAAGAAGATCGGCAGATCGGGCACCATGGCACCCAGGGCGAGTGCCCAGGGGTCGAGCAACCGGCGCATACGCTCCGAGGAGATCAGTGGCAGCACGGCGGCCACATGACTGGGCGTGAACGGCACGGGTTTCCCTCCGACGATCTGCTGGGCAGGTCCCATCCTGTGGCACGATCACAGCGCGTGGGCACGCCGGGGAGCGGAGAAGCCACCGCGGTGGTGAGCTTTGCCGCTTCCCGGCACGACCACACTCCGTGACGGCTAGATTACCGAATGCCGTAGATCGGGGATTCGGAGGTCGCCGTGACCGACCAGACTGTGCCGGCGCCCAGCGCCGAGTGGCTGCGCGACGCCCACCGGGCCCGCGCGCTCTCCCTGGCCACCCTCCTCTGGCTGGGCGCGGAGAGCGTGCTCGGCATCGTCGCGGGACTGGGAGCGCACTCTGTCGCCCTCATCGGCTGGGGTACGTCGGCCCTGGTGGAGGCGGTGGCCAGCCTGATCGTGGTCTGGCGGTTCACCGGTTCGAGGACCGGTTCCGCGCACGCCGAGGAGCGGGCACGCAAGGCGGTGGCGATCAGCTTCTGGCTGCTGGCCCCCTACCTGGTGCTGCATGTGGCGCACGACCTGGGCGCGGGCCACCGGGCCGTGCCGAGCCTGCTCGGGATCGCCGTGACGGCGACCAGCGCGGTCGGCATGCCGTTTCTGGGGGTGGCCAAGCGGCGACTGGCCATCCGGCTGCACTCTGCGGCGACCGCGGGCGAGGGGACGCAGAACCTGATGTGCGCGCTGCTCGCCACGGGGGTGCTGGCCGGGCTGGCGCTGAACACCGCCGGGTGGTGGTGGGTGGATCCCGCCATGGCGGTGCTGCTGGCGGCGGTGGCGGTGCGGGAGGGGCTCAGGGCGTGGCACGGCCATTCCTGCCACCACTGACGCGCACCTCTCCCGCCGACGACCAGGCGATCCCGGCACCATTGACCACAGGCCGCCCCACTGGGACACAGGGTGCCAATATAAACACGTATGGTGATAACAGCACCAAAAGGGGTGTTTTGCCACAGTAACCGTTCCCAGTACAGTTCCGTGAACATTGCGGACAACCTCCCGATAGGGTGACCCGCTAGCTTCCTGACATCGACATCGAAGAGGGAATCGTGGGACGTCACCGTACGGATGATCTCGAGGGCGGCTACACCTCCTCCAAGGAGCCGCAGCCCAGGCGGAGGCGTGGGGGGCACGGCAGGGTGCTGGTCCCGCTGGCCGGTTCCGTCGCCCTCGCGGTGCTGCTCGGTGTGGCCGCGTTCGTGGTCATCAACCGCGACCGCGGGTGTGCGGGTGACGCGCTGCCACTGCGGATCACCGCCTCACCGGACATCCAGCCCGCCCTGTCCCAGATCGCCGAGCGCTTCAACAAGGCGTCCCACGAGGTCGAGGGCAGGTGCACCACCGTCGCGGTGACCAAGGGCGCCTCGGCGACCGTGGCCTCCTCCCTGAGCGGGGCCGGCGGCAGGGCCGCCGCGATGGATCTGTGGATCCCGGACTCGGGGCTGTGGGTGACGAACCTGCGGGCACGGAATCAGGAGGTGCCGGAGGCCGGCGCGTCCATCGCGCACTCCCCCATCGTCATGGTGGCCTCGGGCTTGGTGATACCGAACCTGAAGAAGAGCTTCGGCGAGGCCAGCTGGGGCGGCATGATCAACGCCGCCAACGTGGCCAACGTCGACGGCCCCGGCCGCAAGGTGCGCGTACTGGTGCTGGACCCCTCGCTCAACGCCGCCGGGCTCGGCGCGCTCCTGGCCGCCGCCGGGGTGGCCACGGCCTCGGGCGCGGGCGAGGAGCAGCTGGTCGGTGCGCTCAAGAACCTGTCGGGATCGACCTCGACGGTCCGCGACCAGGACGCGCTGCTGTCCAGCCTCGGTGTCAAGGGCAGCAAGGCCCCGCTGGGCATCGCCTCGGAGCAGGGTGTCTGGGCGTTCAACAAGGTCAAGAAGCCCGAGGTGCCCGCCGTACCGCTCTATCCGGCTGAGGGGACCATCAACCTCGACTACCCGGTGGTGATCACCGCCAAGGACACCGCCGTACGCAAGGCCGCCGAGGCGTTCCAGCAGGAGCTCGGCAGCGAGTCCTCCAAAAAGACCCTGCAGGATCAGGGCTTCCGCACCCCGGACGGCAAGGGCGGAAAGGCGATCTCCGGCTCCGCGGGCTTCCAGGCCAAGGCACCGCAGGCGATCGAGCCGCCCGACGGCAAGACCGTCGCGAGGATGTCGCAGACCTGGTCCCGGATCAAGCTCGGCACCAGGCTCGTCACCCTGCTGGACGTCTCGGGGACCATGGCCCTGCCGGTGCCCGGCACCGGCATGACCCGGATGCAGGCGATCAGCAGGATCGCCGTCGAGGGCATGAAGCTCTTTCCCGCCAAGAGCGAGCTGGGACTGTGGGAGTTCTCCACGCATCTCGACGGCCAGGGGGTCGACTACCGCGAGACGGTCCCGGTCGGCCCGCTCACCGAGGACATGAACGGCGTGCTGCGCAGGGACGTGCTCAACCAGAAGCTGATCGGGGCCCAGGCCAAGGCGACCGGCGACACCGGGCTCAACGACACCCTCGCCGCCGCCTACCGGCAGATGACCGACGAATACCAGAGCGACAAGATCAACACGGTGCTGATCCTCACCGACGGGGCGGGCAACGACGACCCGGACGGGGGGATCGGCAACCAGCAGATCCTGAAGCGGCTGAGGGAGCAGTTCAACCCGGAGAAGCCGGTCAGCGTCCTGATCATCGCGTTCGGCCCCGACGCCCCCAAGGGCAAGCGCCAGATGGAGGCCCTGGCCAAGGCGACCGGCGGTGACGCGTACATCGCCAAGGACGTCCTGGAGGTCAGGAAGTTCTTCCTGGAGGGCATGAAGCGCCGGCTCTGCGCCCCCAACTGCTGACTCCCCATCGCGTACGGCCGGCGCCACATTGGCACCAGCTGCACCAATTTTCCCAGGTCATACCAGGTTGGCATGATATTGACCCATCTGGTCAACCGGTTGCGGGGAGGTGACGTCCTACGCGTGTGAGGCCTGGAACGGGCGAGTGTCGAAGCCCGTGAACGAGCCCGTCCCGCGGGGAGGAATGTCCGTGCCCGGATGGCCGACCGTCGGCCGAACCGACGATCAACAACTCGTTGAGACGCTGCGGCGCGCCGACACGACGGCGCCCGCGAGCCTCTACGACTCCTATGCCGAACGTCTCCACGACTATGCCCACTCACTGCTGGGCGACCGTGAGAGCGCCGCCGGCGCCGTACACGACGCCCTGGTCACGGCCCAGGGCCGGGTGGACCGCCTGCGCGATCCCGGCCGCCTGCGCGCGTGGCTGTACGCACTCGTACGGATCCGGTGCGCGGGCGCGGAGCGCGGCGGCCGGCGGAGGACGGCACCGCCTCCTGACGTCCACGACGACCCGGGCGAGCGGGAACTGGCCGCCCTGGTCCACGAGGCGATGGCGGAGCTGGGCGGGCAGGAACGCGAAGTGCTGGAGCTTTCGCTCCGTCACGACCTCGGCGGCGGCGAGGTCGGCGCGGTGCTCGGGCTGACCTCCCGGCAGGTGACGGCGAGGCTCTGCCGGGCCCGCGACCACCTGGAGAACGCGGCGGCGGCCGTGGTACTCGCCAAGGTCGG
This window contains:
- a CDS encoding DedA family protein, with the translated sequence MGIPDPASASFLGMPLWLWVIIGGVALFGAFQAYYWIGHVLGSRLYTSRLGTKIGQENILRVENVVRKWGALAVYACFWVPGLRHTLPWVAGVLRISYPWYVVASALGCLTWVPVTSFGLYSVIWGWLELAMRSPLLAALAGLAAVALVAGLVRRRRRRRRTARDEADRPTAATTT
- a CDS encoding D-alanyl-D-alanine carboxypeptidase family protein; amino-acid sequence: MHHGGIRLIARAALVAAATLATASPTSALAAGSPESTLVTGPAAAAFSPAPAGKKPASVPSVPGRAAYLYDTDTGAVHLSKQAGRRMPVASLTKIMTAYVVLREARLDDTVTIQAADVRHAASNGAAHASLSAGERLTVRDLLYATMLPSGADASHALARVYGPGNARFVAKMNATARSMGLVDTAYASADGLPKPAPGHSTASDQAKLADIALRDPVLRTIASARRHVVARSKVHRAHSWTNTNKLLGKAPGVLGLKTGYTSAAGYCLSFAADRDGHRLIGVILGESDADRRFQTAARLLAWASEQGLPREARAGTGGEVARPAESLHRDM
- a CDS encoding TrmH family RNA methyltransferase: MPEAIDPHLADQLADQLADQLADYANLRDVELRKSLEAEHGLFIAEGEKVIRRAVAAGYPVRSVLLTPRWAEPLADLLDTLEGRVHVVDDAVMEGVTGFQVHRGALAAMERLPLPAVEEILSGGAASPERRSPGRATGRDLGRVGAEAVGPGAEGTPPRRVLVLEDLVDHGNVGAIFRCAAALGVEAVVLSPRCADPLYRRSVKVSMGAVFAIPYARMTDWYAGLAELREAGFQTLALTPDQSATPMDRVTMADRVALLLGSEGDGLSSRWLREADEPVCIPMSPAAMGLGVDSLNVVAAAAIACHGLMRAG
- a CDS encoding DUF4184 family protein, with the protein product MGPAQQIVGGKPVPFTPSHVAAVLPLISSERMRRLLDPWALALGAMVPDLPIFFPFLPDYMIWHSFEGVLTIDPLAVVVLLAVFHLVLRDPLTALLPPGLAGRAAALTPGMYGLRRLPAVIAGGAVGALTHKLWDSFTHSYSSTTWGWDWLDTRVADVLPLFRLLQYTSTVVGLAVVLWWAWRGLSGMEPRPVPERLVIPARGRMAVFLATALSILLGAIAWPIAFPPRGTAELVTRLGAGVVVGCSAMLLVHALIWQLRRVMAVFEGA
- a CDS encoding substrate-binding and VWA domain-containing protein, giving the protein MGRHRTDDLEGGYTSSKEPQPRRRRGGHGRVLVPLAGSVALAVLLGVAAFVVINRDRGCAGDALPLRITASPDIQPALSQIAERFNKASHEVEGRCTTVAVTKGASATVASSLSGAGGRAAAMDLWIPDSGLWVTNLRARNQEVPEAGASIAHSPIVMVASGLVIPNLKKSFGEASWGGMINAANVANVDGPGRKVRVLVLDPSLNAAGLGALLAAAGVATASGAGEEQLVGALKNLSGSTSTVRDQDALLSSLGVKGSKAPLGIASEQGVWAFNKVKKPEVPAVPLYPAEGTINLDYPVVITAKDTAVRKAAEAFQQELGSESSKKTLQDQGFRTPDGKGGKAISGSAGFQAKAPQAIEPPDGKTVARMSQTWSRIKLGTRLVTLLDVSGTMALPVPGTGMTRMQAISRIAVEGMKLFPAKSELGLWEFSTHLDGQGVDYRETVPVGPLTEDMNGVLRRDVLNQKLIGAQAKATGDTGLNDTLAAAYRQMTDEYQSDKINTVLILTDGAGNDDPDGGIGNQQILKRLREQFNPEKPVSVLIIAFGPDAPKGKRQMEALAKATGGDAYIAKDVLEVRKFFLEGMKRRLCAPNC